Proteins from a genomic interval of Tolypothrix sp. NIES-4075:
- a CDS encoding tyrosine-type recombinase/integrase, producing the protein AVRSVLMEKYSPAMANKMLCALRRTLKEAWRLGLMSTDEYGRATDIESVRGKSLLKGRSLDPEEISALWDDCIRDNSNLGARDAALLGVLTVGLRRSEIAHLDLSDFKPRSRSLTIREAKGRSERIVYLPLASVRAVQDWLVIRGKEAGALFYPLDKGHKIIPRRMSEQGVLRALQRRGERAGVEGFTPHDFRRTFIGNLLDAGADIVTVAHLAGHVSPVTTSKYDRRGEAKFDISLVPSFERLGCCHLVFHLAAFVNSIASFQPRSSQ; encoded by the coding sequence CTGCGGTTAGGTCGGTGTTAATGGAAAAATACAGTCCGGCAATGGCTAACAAGATGTTATGTGCGTTGCGACGAACGCTAAAAGAAGCATGGCGGTTGGGGTTAATGTCCACGGATGAGTATGGACGAGCGACTGATATTGAATCTGTGCGGGGGAAGAGTTTGCTGAAGGGGCGATCGCTCGATCCGGAGGAAATTTCTGCTCTGTGGGATGATTGTATACGGGATAACTCAAATTTAGGAGCGAGAGATGCGGCGCTGCTGGGGGTTTTGACGGTGGGGTTGCGCCGTAGTGAAATCGCGCACCTTGATTTGAGCGATTTTAAGCCGCGCAGTCGGTCGCTGACTATCCGCGAAGCTAAGGGGCGTTCGGAGCGAATTGTATACTTACCATTAGCTAGTGTACGGGCTGTGCAAGATTGGTTGGTTATCAGGGGGAAAGAGGCGGGAGCGTTGTTTTATCCGTTGGATAAGGGACATAAAATTATACCAAGGCGCATGAGCGAGCAAGGGGTATTGCGGGCTTTGCAACGGCGTGGGGAACGCGCGGGTGTGGAGGGGTTTACGCCGCACGATTTTAGAAGAACTTTTATTGGTAATTTATTAGATGCAGGGGCAGATATTGTCACTGTAGCTCACCTTGCAGGTCATGTGTCGCCAGTAACTACGAGTAAGTATGATAGGCGTGGGGAAGCAAAGTTTGACATATCGCTTGTGCCATCATTTGAGCGTTTGGGCTGCTGTCACTTGGTGTTCCATCTGGCTGCTTTTGTAAACTCCATAGCATCATTCCAGCCGCGTTCGAGTCAATAA
- a CDS encoding right-handed parallel beta-helix repeat-containing protein, with the protein MGGAYSNSTFTNLWIEHSKCGMWLDGPFDKLTISNVRIRNQQADGINFHRQVTNSTVTQSFFRNTGDDALAMWNEGGGGFNTFSFNRVEIPVLANGIAIYGGESNVVTDNYVADQQAEGGGVHVGNRFPGSKPISGTTVIARNVIVRAGSQDYYNSWNFGTGALWFYALDAEMTGAINVEDNSFIDSNYEPIHFIGSSVTNVTLNRNQIIGAGTYAMEIRCAGAVTISNTTAIGLGHGGILNCRTDFAITDGGGNGSWTTQPPVCPDPYPTPIYVSVASSEPEQLSAVPTSK; encoded by the coding sequence ATCGGCGGCGCCTACTCGAACTCAACGTTTACGAACCTGTGGATCGAGCATAGCAAGTGTGGTATGTGGCTGGACGGCCCATTTGACAAGCTGACAATCAGCAATGTCCGAATCCGCAATCAGCAAGCAGACGGGATCAATTTCCACAGACAGGTCACCAATTCCACCGTTACACAGTCATTTTTCCGCAACACAGGCGATGATGCCCTCGCAATGTGGAACGAAGGAGGTGGCGGTTTCAACACCTTCTCGTTCAACCGCGTTGAAATACCAGTGCTGGCAAACGGAATCGCCATCTATGGGGGTGAATCTAACGTCGTCACCGATAACTACGTCGCTGACCAGCAGGCTGAAGGGGGTGGTGTCCACGTCGGCAACCGCTTCCCCGGAAGTAAACCAATCAGCGGCACAACGGTAATTGCCCGCAACGTAATTGTCCGCGCCGGTTCACAGGATTACTACAATAGCTGGAACTTCGGCACGGGTGCGCTGTGGTTCTACGCGCTTGATGCAGAAATGACGGGCGCTATCAATGTCGAAGATAATTCCTTTATCGACAGCAACTATGAACCGATTCATTTCATTGGCAGCAGCGTTACTAATGTAACCCTCAACCGCAACCAGATTATCGGCGCTGGTACTTATGCAATGGAAATCCGTTGTGCGGGTGCAGTGACAATCAGCAATACAACGGCAATAGGTCTGGGACACGGTGGTATTCTGAACTGCCGAACAGACTTTGCTATCACTGACGGCGGCGGTAACGGTAGCTGGACTACTCAACCACCAGTCTGCCCTGACCCTTATCCAACCCCAATTTATGTTTCGGTAGCATCATCTGAACCTGAACAATTATCAGCAGTACCCACAAGTAAGTAG
- a CDS encoding glycosyl hydrolase family 28-related protein yields the protein MKNAVAPATAGPTTIPYDEIQAENADHNGMVIDGRNDRTYPGLANEAIEHRAVKLDTVGQYVEFTVPRDANSIVVRYAIPDSADGAGLTTPIGLYINGEKHPDLILTSKYSWIYGTYPFNNNPGDIRPHHFYDEVNRLTPQMSAGYKVRLMVESNSTAPWYIIDLVDFEQVAPACVMPEGYLSLTADFGADPSGVQDSTTAFQNALDASSSQRRGLWIPPGEYKISTWLQVRDSVTLKGAGIWYSKIHFVAQTGNNAGLMGPWNTGTSAQNVNFSDFAIWGEVTQRVTTSSTVSAAPTRTQRLRTCGSSIASVVCGWTAHLTS from the coding sequence ATGAAAAACGCCGTTGCACCAGCCACCGCAGGCCCCACCACCATCCCCTATGATGAAATTCAAGCTGAAAATGCCGACCACAACGGCATGGTAATTGATGGACGCAATGACCGTACCTATCCAGGGTTGGCAAATGAAGCAATTGAACATCGCGCTGTGAAACTCGATACCGTAGGGCAATATGTCGAGTTCACCGTACCACGCGATGCAAACTCAATCGTCGTCCGTTACGCCATTCCCGACTCAGCTGATGGTGCAGGGCTAACAACACCTATCGGCTTGTACATCAACGGTGAAAAACACCCCGACCTAATCTTGACATCGAAATACAGTTGGATTTACGGTACCTATCCATTCAATAACAATCCCGGCGACATCAGACCGCATCACTTTTATGATGAGGTGAATCGGCTAACACCACAGATGTCTGCGGGCTACAAGGTTCGCCTGATGGTGGAGTCAAATAGTACCGCACCCTGGTACATCATTGACCTAGTTGACTTTGAGCAAGTAGCACCTGCTTGTGTGATGCCAGAGGGATATCTCTCGCTGACCGCTGATTTTGGTGCAGATCCGTCCGGCGTACAGGATTCCACTACTGCTTTCCAAAATGCGCTTGATGCATCATCAAGTCAGCGTCGGGGATTATGGATTCCACCTGGCGAGTACAAAATTAGCACTTGGCTACAGGTACGCGACAGCGTAACACTCAAGGGTGCGGGTATCTGGTATTCCAAGATTCACTTTGTAGCGCAGACGGGTAATAATGCCGGACTTATGGGGCCTTGGAATACAGGGACATCCGCACAAAATGTCAACTTTTCGGATTTTGCAATTTGGGGCGAAGTTACCCAGCGCGTAACGACCAGCTCAACGGTATCGGCGGCGCCTACTCGAACTCAACGTTTACGAACCTGTGGATCGAGCATAGCAAGTGTGGTATGTGGCTGGACGGCCCATTTGACAAGCTGA
- a CDS encoding AraC family transcriptional regulator produces the protein MTFVIPNSDVVADQCQALATLVARHTESGGNRIYPTAIAPLSFSRSDADSAIIYQDYEPGLALLVQGKKEIVLGEKTYTYEVGQCLVVSVDLLLGRCIVEATPDQPYLGLKLTLDPMQLCEMVAQMNLSSAKKENSVRGLFVSKADATLLDCALRLTKLLDIPQDIPMLAPMMIREIYYRLLMGEQSEAVRQIATSGSSMQRIASAIKRIKSNFTQPMRVEDLAKQVRMSTSSFHQHFKQVTSMSPLQYQKQLRLSEARRLMLTEGCDATSAAYQVGYESPSQFSREYSRLFGAPPMQDIERLRSA, from the coding sequence ATGACTTTCGTTATCCCCAATTCTGATGTCGTTGCAGATCAGTGCCAAGCGCTGGCGACATTAGTGGCGCGGCACACTGAATCTGGCGGCAACCGGATCTATCCAACTGCGATCGCACCCTTGAGCTTTTCGCGCTCGGATGCGGACTCTGCCATCATCTACCAGGATTATGAACCGGGTCTCGCCCTTCTCGTTCAAGGCAAGAAAGAAATTGTGCTGGGGGAGAAAACGTATACCTATGAGGTAGGGCAATGTCTTGTTGTCTCAGTTGATCTTCTCCTCGGTAGATGTATTGTTGAGGCGACACCCGATCAACCGTATTTAGGATTAAAGCTGACCCTAGATCCAATGCAACTGTGTGAGATGGTTGCTCAAATGAATCTCAGTTCAGCGAAGAAAGAGAACTCTGTCCGAGGCTTATTTGTAAGTAAGGCTGATGCCACGTTGCTTGACTGTGCCCTTCGCCTCACTAAGCTTTTAGATATACCACAAGATATTCCCATGCTGGCACCGATGATGATTCGGGAAATCTACTACCGTTTGCTGATGGGAGAACAAAGTGAAGCCGTGCGCCAAATTGCTACATCCGGCAGCAGTATGCAGCGGATTGCTTCAGCGATCAAACGGATCAAGTCTAACTTTACTCAGCCGATGCGAGTCGAGGACTTAGCAAAGCAAGTGAGAATGTCTACTTCGTCGTTTCATCAGCATTTCAAGCAAGTGACCTCAATGAGTCCACTTCAATATCAAAAGCAGTTAAGACTGTCAGAAGCCCGTCGCCTGATGCTGACGGAAGGTTGCGATGCCACCTCTGCTGCCTATCAGGTCGGATACGAAAGTCCTTCACAGTTTAGCCGGGAATATTCCCGCTTGTTCGGTGCGCCACCAATGCAAGACATCGAACGGTTACGATCGGCTTGA
- a CDS encoding quinone oxidoreductase family protein, which translates to MQNTPQQMKAMAVDEFGHADKLTLHTLPVPTVDTGEVLIRIEIAGVGIWDALEREGELVYNEVHFPRVLGGECAGTIVAIGDGVERFAVGDRVYAQSFMNNKGGSYAEYVVVSEKTIAPMPDGLDMLMAGGLPIAGITALSNLQASGTGNKTKLMLWGASGGVGHVALQLAKRMGANVFAIASGADGVALVKQLGADEAVDGHSSDVVQRARAFAPDGFDVALVLVGGDTVQSTLSLVRQGGTIAFPNGVMPEPLAPDGVELKKANGFANPTLLDQLNQLIDMGEFQVHIAQTFGLEEAAQAQSAMKQHYLGKIVLRVSGE; encoded by the coding sequence ATGCAAAATACTCCCCAACAAATGAAAGCAATGGCGGTTGACGAGTTCGGTCATGCTGACAAGCTGACGTTGCACACCTTACCCGTGCCTACAGTAGACACGGGCGAAGTTTTGATTCGCATCGAGATTGCCGGAGTTGGCATCTGGGATGCGCTGGAGCGGGAAGGTGAACTGGTGTATAACGAAGTTCACTTTCCGCGTGTACTGGGCGGCGAATGTGCAGGCACTATTGTTGCGATTGGCGATGGCGTTGAGCGGTTTGCTGTTGGCGATCGCGTTTACGCCCAGAGCTTCATGAACAACAAGGGCGGTAGCTATGCAGAATACGTTGTTGTCTCCGAAAAAACGATCGCGCCGATGCCCGATGGTCTCGATATGTTGATGGCGGGCGGGCTACCCATTGCTGGTATAACGGCACTCAGTAATTTGCAAGCGTCGGGGACAGGCAACAAAACCAAATTGATGCTGTGGGGCGCGAGCGGTGGCGTCGGTCACGTTGCGCTACAACTGGCTAAACGCATGGGCGCGAACGTTTTCGCGATCGCATCGGGTGCAGACGGTGTAGCTTTGGTTAAGCAGTTGGGGGCGGATGAAGCAGTAGACGGACATAGCTCCGACGTTGTGCAACGCGCCCGTGCCTTTGCGCCCGATGGCTTCGATGTCGCGCTGGTGCTGGTGGGCGGCGACACCGTTCAATCCACGCTCTCGTTGGTACGTCAGGGCGGAACGATCGCCTTTCCTAATGGGGTGATGCCCGAACCATTAGCACCAGACGGTGTGGAACTCAAGAAGGCAAATGGGTTCGCCAACCCAACGTTGTTAGACCAACTCAACCAATTGATCGACATGGGTGAGTTTCAAGTTCACATCGCGCAGACATTTGGGCTGGAAGAGGCGGCACAAGCGCAGTCCGCGATGAAACAGCACTATCTGGGCAAAATCGTGTTGCGCGTGAGCGGCGAGTAA
- a CDS encoding aldo/keto reductase family oxidoreductase, translating to MSEQTDLGGTFTLPNTSITMKRIGYGAMQLAGPNVMGAPRDMDAAVAVLREAIALGINHIDTSDFYGPHITNQIIRQALHPYPEDLVIVTKVGARRPEDGSWVRAMSQQDLTEAIHDNLRNLGLDAIDVVNLRSMGDGLGPSEGSLVEPLTTLAELKQQGLIRHLGLSNVTPTQLAQAQTITEIVCVQNQYNLAHREDDAFIDDLAKQGIAYVPFFPLGGFTPLQSSVLESTAKSLNATPMQVALAWLLQRSPNILLIPGTSSVEHLRQNVFAATLQLEQQTVADLNAIAAKPLD from the coding sequence ATGTCTGAGCAAACAGACCTTGGCGGCACTTTTACACTGCCGAACACCTCAATCACAATGAAGCGCATCGGCTATGGTGCTATGCAACTCGCGGGTCCGAATGTAATGGGTGCGCCGCGAGATATGGATGCAGCCGTCGCTGTCTTGCGCGAAGCGATCGCACTTGGCATTAATCACATCGATACCAGCGACTTCTACGGACCTCACATCACAAATCAGATTATTCGACAAGCGCTGCATCCCTACCCCGAAGATTTGGTGATTGTAACCAAGGTTGGAGCGCGTCGTCCTGAAGATGGATCATGGGTTCGGGCGATGTCGCAGCAGGATCTGACCGAAGCGATTCACGACAACCTGCGTAACCTCGGACTCGATGCAATTGATGTCGTCAATCTCCGAAGTATGGGTGACGGTCTCGGACCTTCGGAGGGTTCTCTCGTCGAGCCGCTAACAACCTTAGCCGAACTTAAGCAGCAGGGATTAATTCGTCACCTCGGTTTGAGCAATGTCACGCCGACACAGTTAGCACAGGCGCAAACAATCACGGAGATTGTCTGTGTGCAGAACCAGTACAACCTGGCACATCGGGAAGATGATGCTTTCATCGACGACCTCGCGAAGCAGGGAATTGCTTATGTGCCGTTCTTCCCGCTGGGTGGGTTCACGCCGCTACAATCCTCGGTACTTGAAAGCACCGCCAAATCTTTAAACGCAACACCGATGCAAGTAGCGCTGGCATGGTTGCTTCAGCGCTCCCCTAACATCTTACTGATTCCCGGCACATCATCGGTTGAGCATTTACGTCAGAATGTCTTTGCTGCGACGCTGCAACTGGAGCAGCAAACGGTGGCTGACCTGAACGCGATCGCGGCAAAACCGCTCGATTGA
- a CDS encoding glutathione S-transferase family protein, with the protein MNRTLYYHQQSNFLLKIRILLAEKNLDCELFEINLANKPPEFIKISPIGQVPVFVDEDGTVIWDSTLIAEYLDETYPQRSLLPKRFPHTA; encoded by the coding sequence ATGAATAGAACGTTATATTATCACCAGCAGTCAAACTTTCTTTTGAAAATCCGAATATTGTTAGCAGAGAAAAATTTAGATTGTGAACTCTTTGAAATTAATTTAGCCAATAAACCCCCTGAATTTATCAAAATTTCTCCTATTGGTCAAGTCCCTGTGTTTGTAGATGAAGATGGCACGGTCATTTGGGACTCTACATTGATTGCGGAGTATCTAGACGAAACCTATCCACAGCGATCGCTTTTACCCAAGCGCTTCCCACACACGGCTTGA
- the trxA gene encoding thioredoxin produces the protein MSTETDIVAYIEEGEFDTLLSEQKIVVVDFTATWCGPCRLISPLMDQLAQEYFGRAKVVKVDVDNNKPMFKKFGLRSIPAVLIFFNGSLAETIVGVSPYEDFSSAVDKHLVQE, from the coding sequence ATGTCTACAGAAACTGACATAGTTGCTTACATTGAAGAAGGTGAATTTGATACTCTTTTAAGTGAGCAAAAAATTGTTGTTGTTGACTTTACTGCTACTTGGTGTGGTCCTTGTCGCCTGATTAGTCCATTAATGGATCAGCTTGCCCAGGAATACTTTGGTCGTGCCAAGGTCGTTAAGGTAGACGTGGATAACAACAAGCCGATGTTCAAAAAATTCGGTCTTCGCAGCATTCCGGCGGTTTTAATTTTCTTTAATGGTTCATTAGCAGAAACAATTGTAGGAGTTTCTCCTTACGAGGACTTCAGCAGCGCTGTTGATAAACATTTGGTTCAAGAGTAG
- a CDS encoding plasmid partition protein ParG, translating to MAKPEDTVKLIIGKELKIRFKSLCVQAETDMSSVAKDLIAQWCQEQEKKLEQQKKK from the coding sequence ATGGCAAAACCCGAAGACACTGTAAAGCTGATTATTGGCAAAGAATTAAAAATCCGTTTCAAGTCCCTATGTGTCCAGGCAGAAACGGATATGAGCAGTGTTGCCAAAGATTTAATCGCGCAGTGGTGCCAAGAGCAAGAGAAAAAGCTTGAACAGCAGAAAAAAAAGTAG
- a CDS encoding caspase family protein, translating to MNLLHHVQTFHRNVSTTVALTFIIMATISMPLNLFKANKVLAQTSQQLQKNLIAQNPTEAALVISERGRTRALVDLLTKRLSTKDDLSVPCKLALLVGINEYPNGLPRLYGCVNDVRLQKELLIHRFGFKDNDILTLTDKQATRKGILTAFEDHLIKQAKPGDVVVFHFSGHGSQVVDPDRDSPDGLNSTFIPIDSELPPGFPVTGGPVQDIMGHTLFLLMYALKTDNVTVVLDSCHSGGGTRGNFRVRSRGDGSILQPSNEELEYQKQWLGRLGLSKEKFIELRRKGVAKGVVIAAAKREQLASDASFSNFYAGAFTYDLTQYLWQQTGDEPVTTAIANVGRSTKELARQSGNTQEPEIEVRFSKQNYNAPIYFTRSPALSAEAVVTQVTGIVSSLFLSPNMGGLLHEGDRTPLAGWERSLSCMK from the coding sequence ATGAACCTTTTACACCATGTCCAGACGTTCCATCGTAACGTCTCTACGACGGTTGCTTTGACTTTTATTATTATGGCTACTATCTCAATGCCTTTAAATTTATTTAAGGCAAATAAAGTATTAGCGCAAACTTCCCAGCAATTACAAAAAAACCTCATCGCTCAGAATCCAACGGAAGCAGCGCTCGTAATTTCCGAACGAGGACGTACCCGTGCATTGGTGGATTTATTAACAAAGCGCTTATCAACAAAAGATGATTTATCCGTTCCTTGCAAATTAGCGCTATTGGTGGGAATCAATGAATATCCCAATGGTTTGCCCCGTTTGTATGGTTGTGTAAATGATGTAAGATTACAAAAAGAGTTATTAATTCACCGCTTTGGCTTTAAAGATAACGATATCCTCACTTTGACCGACAAGCAAGCTACCCGTAAAGGTATTCTCACAGCTTTTGAAGACCATTTAATCAAACAAGCCAAACCTGGGGATGTAGTAGTGTTCCACTTCAGCGGACATGGTTCCCAAGTTGTAGACCCAGATCGCGATTCACCAGATGGGCTTAACAGTACATTTATACCCATAGATAGCGAGTTACCACCAGGATTTCCTGTTACTGGCGGTCCGGTGCAAGATATTATGGGACATACGCTGTTTTTACTCATGTATGCGTTGAAAACAGATAATGTTACTGTGGTGTTAGATAGTTGTCATTCTGGGGGTGGTACACGAGGAAATTTTCGAGTACGTTCCCGTGGTGATGGTTCAATTCTCCAACCCAGTAATGAAGAACTTGAGTATCAAAAACAATGGCTGGGACGACTGGGACTTTCAAAAGAAAAGTTTATCGAACTTCGTAGAAAAGGTGTTGCGAAAGGAGTTGTCATCGCTGCTGCCAAACGGGAACAGCTTGCATCCGATGCATCTTTTAGTAACTTTTATGCAGGTGCTTTTACTTATGATCTGACGCAATATCTTTGGCAGCAAACTGGGGATGAACCTGTAACTACAGCGATCGCTAATGTTGGTCGAAGTACTAAAGAGTTAGCTAGACAGAGCGGAAACACTCAAGAACCAGAAATAGAAGTTAGGTTTAGCAAACAAAATTACAACGCACCTATCTACTTTACGCGATCGCCTGCTCTTTCTGCTGAAGCTGTAGTAACTCAAGTTACAGGCATTGTGTCATCATTGTTTTTATCTCCCAATATGGGGGGTTTACTACATGAAGGCGATCGCACTCCTCTTGCCGGTTGGGAGCGATCGCTTTCTTGTATGAAGTAA
- a CDS encoding IS630 family transposase has product MDEAGVNIAMTRRFARSPQGSRAYGDCPDGRGKNVTMIGAMSTEGIIAAMTFTGGTNASAFVTYVTQVLVPNLWPGATVVMDNFSSHKVAGIKEAIEAVGARLVYLSPYSPDFSPIENCWSKVKEFLRRRSPPQASQAARTYQQLDEAITNALNAVTKKDIIGWFTHCCYYIAPN; this is encoded by the coding sequence ATCGATGAGGCGGGAGTAAATATTGCGATGACTAGACGCTTCGCTCGTTCGCCTCAAGGTAGTCGCGCTTATGGTGATTGTCCTGACGGTCGGGGAAAAAATGTGACGATGATTGGAGCGATGTCAACGGAAGGCATTATTGCTGCCATGACTTTTACTGGCGGTACTAATGCATCTGCTTTTGTTACTTATGTCACTCAGGTTTTGGTTCCGAATCTTTGGCCAGGCGCAACTGTTGTCATGGATAATTTCAGTTCTCACAAAGTCGCAGGTATCAAGGAAGCCATTGAAGCCGTTGGGGCAAGGCTGGTGTACTTATCTCCTTATTCTCCTGATTTTTCACCGATTGAAAACTGTTGGTCGAAGGTGAAAGAGTTTTTGCGTAGGCGTAGCCCGCCGCAGGCATCGCAAGCTGCTAGAACATATCAACAGTTAGACGAGGCCATTACAAATGCTCTGAATGCAGTAACTAAAAAAGACATTATTGGATGGTTTACCCACTGCTGTTACTATATTGCACCCAACTGA
- a CDS encoding helix-turn-helix domain-containing protein: MKPYSCDLRQKVINAHNNTEGSQRQLAKRFSVSLSFVQSLLRRYRSSGTIEPKPHGGGQIPKLNNEQLALVGLLVESNNDATLVELCDRLEEQTQVKISRSSMGRITQKLKLTRKKKHYTQAKSIQNECKN; the protein is encoded by the coding sequence ATGAAACCTTACTCCTGTGATCTGCGCCAGAAAGTGATTAATGCACATAACAACACAGAAGGCTCTCAACGACAACTGGCAAAAAGATTTAGTGTCAGCTTGAGTTTTGTTCAAAGTTTACTCAGACGATATCGTAGTAGTGGGACAATTGAGCCAAAGCCTCATGGTGGAGGTCAAATACCAAAGCTCAACAATGAGCAACTGGCATTGGTAGGGTTATTAGTAGAGTCAAATAATGATGCTACTTTGGTGGAATTGTGCGATCGCTTAGAAGAACAGACTCAAGTCAAAATAAGTCGTTCCTCAATGGGCAGAATCACCCAAAAGCTGAAGCTGACACGCAAAAAAAAACATTACACGCAAGCGAAAAGTATACAGAACGAGTGCAAAAACTGA
- a CDS encoding WYL domain-containing protein, translated as MCASKFAFIPDWKSWRFQTFPNIDQNHLFRIDRIESVGPATDVHWVSCDFPTLKVHSQMSGQLANYQPRRKDEVVIYRDPEGQFVDIETTVDYWFWFRQRMLQYGANAQVLTPDFLAKEIQNEYQKAYEKYCS; from the coding sequence ATGTGCGCTTCCAAATTTGCCTTTATTCCCGATTGGAAGTCGTGGCGATTTCAAACTTTCCCCAACATCGACCAAAATCATCTCTTTCGCATTGACCGAATCGAGAGCGTTGGTCCAGCAACCGATGTTCATTGGGTGTCCTGCGATTTTCCAACATTGAAAGTACATTCTCAAATGAGCGGACAACTAGCTAACTATCAACCTCGACGCAAGGACGAGGTTGTGATTTATCGTGACCCGGAAGGACAATTTGTTGATATTGAAACAACAGTAGATTATTGGTTTTGGTTTCGACAACGAATGTTGCAATATGGGGCAAATGCTCAAGTTTTAACTCCAGATTTTTTAGCAAAAGAAATTCAAAATGAGTATCAAAAGGCATATGAAAAATATTGCTCATAG
- the acsF gene encoding magnesium-protoporphyrin IX monomethyl ester (oxidative) cyclase, whose amino-acid sequence MVNTPTKPEIKAPSKETVLTPRFYTTDFETAANLDLSAQETQLQAMLTEMRTDYNRHHFVRDEAFEQSWEHIDGEPRQAFIEYLERSCISEFSGFLLFKELSRKLKNRSPLLAEIFQLMARDEARHAGFLNKAMGDFKVSLDLGDITKTRTYTFFPIEWVIYTVYLSEKIGYWRYIIIYRHLQQHPENEFYPIFRKFESWCQDENRHGDIFKALLRSQPQLWNTWKARLWSRFFLLSVFATHTLTVHERSGFYKSLGLDAREFDLQVVRNTNETAGRAFPVMLNTEHPKFFPRLQRCADYNLKIAEIERSSGTKLVKLIRKLPLIAAIVWNLLLLYLIKPIDAEALRETVR is encoded by the coding sequence ATGGTTAATACCCCAACAAAGCCAGAAATTAAAGCACCAAGCAAAGAAACCGTACTTACCCCTCGGTTCTACACCACAGATTTTGAAACAGCTGCCAACCTGGATTTATCTGCACAGGAAACTCAGTTACAGGCGATGTTGACAGAAATGCGAACAGACTACAACCGCCACCATTTTGTTCGTGATGAAGCGTTTGAACAATCTTGGGAACACATTGACGGTGAACCAAGGCAGGCGTTTATAGAGTATTTGGAACGTTCTTGCATTTCTGAGTTTTCCGGCTTCTTGCTATTCAAGGAATTATCCCGTAAACTGAAAAATCGCAGTCCACTGTTAGCGGAAATATTTCAACTAATGGCGCGTGATGAAGCCCGCCACGCCGGATTTCTCAACAAAGCAATGGGCGACTTTAAAGTTTCCCTCGACTTAGGAGATATTACTAAAACCCGCACTTATACGTTTTTTCCGATAGAGTGGGTGATTTATACAGTCTACCTATCGGAAAAAATCGGCTACTGGCGTTACATCATTATCTATCGCCATTTACAGCAGCACCCAGAAAACGAGTTTTATCCTATCTTTCGCAAATTTGAAAGTTGGTGTCAGGACGAAAACCGCCACGGGGATATATTCAAAGCATTATTGCGTTCTCAACCGCAACTCTGGAATACCTGGAAAGCTAGGCTGTGGAGTCGCTTTTTCTTGCTATCGGTATTTGCTACCCACACCTTAACAGTTCATGAACGTTCCGGGTTCTACAAATCACTGGGACTTGATGCCAGGGAATTTGATCTCCAAGTTGTGCGTAACACCAATGAAACTGCGGGACGGGCTTTTCCGGTGATGTTGAATACCGAACATCCCAAGTTTTTCCCCCGCTTGCAACGCTGTGCAGATTACAACTTGAAAATTGCAGAGATTGAGCGCAGTTCTGGGACGAAATTGGTGAAGCTGATTCGCAAACTACCTTTGATTGCAGCAATTGTTTGGAATCTACTGTTACTTTACCTGATCAAACCCATTGATGCTGAGGCTTTGCGGGAAACCGTGCGTTAG
- a CDS encoding ArsR/SmtB family transcription factor translates to MSKTFSPKNTSEVLAPVAEYFKVLSETSRLQILSCLRTGPMNVTEMGEATGLGQANLSKHLKVLTQAGLISRQQKGVSVYYAISDPVIFDLCELVCDRIGNQIQKRAKEFEQIKGLSTLKK, encoded by the coding sequence ATGTCAAAGACCTTTTCTCCTAAGAACACTTCAGAAGTACTTGCTCCTGTTGCCGAGTATTTCAAGGTACTCTCTGAAACCAGTCGCTTACAGATTTTGAGTTGTCTGAGAACCGGGCCAATGAACGTCACCGAAATGGGTGAAGCTACGGGTTTAGGACAAGCGAATCTCTCAAAACATTTAAAAGTGTTGACTCAAGCGGGTTTGATATCTCGTCAGCAAAAGGGAGTTAGCGTCTACTATGCTATCAGTGACCCTGTAATTTTTGATTTATGCGAATTAGTTTGCGATCGCATTGGCAATCAAATACAAAAACGGGCTAAAGAATTTGAACAGATCAAAGGCTTAAGCACCCTCAAGAAATAA